The Cyanobacteria bacterium GSL.Bin1 genomic sequence ACTGATCATTATTTTCTTTTATTCCGAGTCTGATATCTTTTCCGTCTTGCCTTCAACATTATTCGGTAAAGGTTGTCCTGCTTCTAGATATTCCTCACAAATCATTTCAAAAACGTTGTTGAGTTCCAATCGTGCTTCTTCAGGATTTTTTCCCCACGCATGACAACCTTTAATTGCAGGAACATAAGCAACAAATGTTCCATTCTTGTCAGGGTGTAAAATAATTTTATCGTCCGTTAAGGCTTTCATTACTATTTTCTTGAATAGTGTCTTGATATCACTTAGCTTTAAAGCGCGATCGCGCGAGCGATGATTATCTTCTTTGATTCATTTTAATAGTATCTGTATTATTGTATTATTCTAGTAATTATTCGATGATCATTTCATTTCGCGATCAAGGTACAGAAGACATTTTTCAAGGTAAGCTAACTAAGCGAGCTTTAAAGAAGTGTCCCAAAAATTTGATCAAAAAAGCAGTAAAAAAACTAGTACTCCACAACACTAATTTTGATAGGTAATTGCTTTCTGATCTATTGACATAACAATTATTCCAGAGCTTTTCCACCTGTCATAACTTCCTTGGTTAAGTACTAGATATCATTGATTCTGCTGCTACCTTGGATAACTTACGAGTTCCTCCTGGCAACCAACTTGAAAAACTGCAAGGCGATCGCGCAAATCAGTACAGTATCAGATTGAACGAACAGTATCGAATTTGTTTTCGGTGGTTGGGAGAAAATGCAGAAGACGTAGAAATTGTTGATTATCACAGGTAGAAGAAATGATGGTTAGAGTTCCCACTGATAGACAACCCACTCATCCTGGTATCATCCTCTTAGAGGAGTTTCTCGAACCGATGGACATCACTAAACTTAGATTAGCACAAGAAAAGTTTGTTTGACTCAACAAGAGTGAAGGTTTCGTCAAACTCGCCTTATATCCAAGGGCTAAAGCTGCTTGGTTTTACGGCGACTCCTATAAAAGAGGGGAGGGAACCCTTCCCTGAGAAATGAATTTACCCGACAGAAGACGGTTCTGACTGAGTCACAGGAACACTGTCTAAAATAACTTGTGCCGCCCGTTCTCCAGAAATCGTTGCGCCTTCCATGCTATCGATGTAGTCTTGTTGGGTGTAGCTACCAGCCAGGAAGAAATTATCCACCGGGGTTTTTTGGTCAGGACGATAGACATCCATACCGGGTGCTTCGCGATAAAGCGATTGAGCCAGTTTCACAACACTATACCAAGTCATGTTTAACTCCCGGGAAGAGGGAAATAAATTGTGAACTTGTTCAAGGACATGCTGCGCGATCGCGCGATTGCTTTCTTTTATAAAGGGATCGCCAGGCGTTAGGACTAACTGCAATAATGACCCTTCTCCTTCCCGATAATAATCGGCAGGGCTGGTTAAAGCTAAATCGGCAAAACAAGAGAAATCCGCATCAGGTGTATAAAGGAGGTTATCAAGTCCTGCCGCTTCTTTTAATTGCTTTCGTTTCTCAGGATCTTGTAATTCTGTCACCCAGCCATCAAAGCGTAACTGCACGGTTGCGACAGGGACTGCCTCCAGTTTGTAAATATTATCGAATTGCGACCATTTGCGCCAATTTCCAGGAATTAAGCGTTTAATTCCAGGGACATCGCACGCAGCGACATAAGCATCAGCAATAATCGTTTCTGTTTCTTCCCCATTAGCGACAACAATACCGGTGACGGCAGTTTTGCCCGCTTTTTCTTCATATAGCACTTCTCGCACCCGACGACGGGTATAAATTTTTGCGCCTCTGGCTTCTAAGTAATCGATAATCGGTTGATGAAGATACTCTTGGGGTGAACCTTCCAACATCCGTAACACCGAGGCTTCGGTACGGGCAGCAAATAATTGGAAAATCGTCAACATACAACGTGCCGAGATATTTTCCGTATCAATAAACCCTAACGCATACGCAATGGGATTCCACATCCGCTTCAAACTGCCATCATTGCCACCATGAGAGCGAAACCAGTCCGCAAAACTAATTTTATCTAAATCACGGATGGTTTTCATTGCCCCATCCAAATCCACTAACCCCCTGACAATGGGGCTGGTGCCTAAAGCAAGGGAGTTCGCCATTTTGTCCATGGTAGACAGTTGCGAGGTAGTAAAAAAGGCTTTTAAGCCATTAAACGGCGCACCGGTAAGAAAGCGAAAATCCAGTTCTCCCACTTTCCCTCCTTCATTGATAAAGGTGTGGGTGTGTTCTTTCAGGCGTAAATGCGCGATCGCGCCCACTTTTTCCATTAACTTAAACAGGTGGTAATAACAGCCAAAAAAGACATGCAATCCCATTTCCAGATGATTGCCATCAGCATCCACCCAACTGCCCACTTTGCCACCAACAAAGGGACGAGATTCATAAATTTCCACATCCCATCCCGCATCGGCTAAATTGACCGCTGTCGAAAGTCCAGCTAAACCGGCACCAACAATTGCAACTCGCATCCCGCTTCTTTTTATCCTTCTCTAGCGTTTTCTCATATTGTAAAAAAAAATTAACATTAATGGTGTAGAAGGTTTACCAACCGAAGGAACGAATTGATCAACGGTCACCTTGATTGAAGACAGATGCCTTCCTAAATGGAAGGCGTAATTTTGGACTCCACCTCTCTTGTTAAGATTAATACCAGATGAATTGGAGAGAAAACTACGAGTTATACCCCACCCCTCGCTCGTTTAATTGAGCGGTTGCAAGGCTTACCGGGTGTCGGACCCAAAACCGCTCAACGTCTAGCATTTCACATCCTCAAACGACCGGATCAAGAAGTTGAAGCCCTTGCCAATGCCCTCATTGAAGCAAAAAAACAAATTGGACTGTGTCGGGTTTGCTTTCACCTCAGTGCTGACTCCGTTTGTGAAATTTGCCGCAATCCTAACCGTGATGATAGTACCATTTGTGTCGTTCCTGAGTCTCGTGATGTGATTGCCTTGGAAAAAACCCGCGAATATTCTGGGAAATACCATGTGCTTGGCGGTATTATTTCCCCCATGGATGGCATTGGTCCCGAACAGTTACATATTCAGCCTTTAGTAGAACGGGTGAGTCAACAGCAAGTTAAAGAAGTCATTCTTGCTATTAGTCCTAGCGTAGAAGGAGATACGACCACCTTATATCTGGGTCAATTGTTAAAACCGTTTACTCGTGTCACTCGTATTGCCTTTGGTTTGCCAATGGGGGGGGATTTGGAATATGCTGATGAAGTTACGTTGGCACGGGCTTTAGAAGGACGACGAGAGTTAGAGTAATGTCACTAGCAAGGGAAAAGTTTACTCAGGAAATGACACTGCCGGATCATGAGATTGATTTGGCAAAGGTTGCACTCTACATTGCCCAAGAGGAAACCCCTAATTTAGACATTGATTCCTATTTAACCCAGCTTGATGAATGGGCGCAACAGGTGCAAGCATTATTTCCGGTGGAACGGTATCCCTTGCGGGTAATTCAAGCCCTGAACCAAGTTTTATACGAAGATTTGGGCTTTCACGGGAACGAAGAAGATTATTACGATCCGCGCAATAGTTTCCTGAATGAGGTTATTGAACGTCGCACTGGCATTCCCATTACGTTGGCGCTGGTTTATTTAGAAGTGGCGCGTCGTATTGATTTTCCGATGGTGGGCATTGGGATGCCGGGTCACTTTTTAATTCGTCCCCAGTTTAAAGATGCGGGCATTTTTGTGGATGCCTTTCATAAGGGAGAGGTGTTGTTTCCGCAAGATTGTGAGGAACGATTACAAGAAATTTATCAGCAACCGATCGCGCTCGAACCCGAATTCTTAGAAGCCGTCAGCAAACAGGAATTGATTGCCCGGATGCTGACGAATCTCAAACTCATTTATATTAACCACCAAGATTTAGAGCGGGCATTGAGTATTATTGAACGTCTATTGCTCGTATTTCCCGATGCCATTACCGAACAGCGCGATCGCGGACTTTTATCCTATCAGTTGGGACGGCTTCCCCAAGCCATTGCCGATCTCAAAACCTATCTCGCTCATTTTCCAGAAGCCTCTGATGCTGCCATGATTCAACTGCTACTCCGCCAAATTACCCCCAGTGAGAATGAGGAGGAGTAAGCAGCGCTCAGTTTATTTTGCTTCGCGTGGGCTATGCCCTACATCCTTTGTTCTTGATAGTTACAAGCCAGTTAATAACTAATGACTAATAACCAATGACCAATGACCAATGACTAATGACCAATCATTTAAATCCACTCTGAATATAGAGTGCTTCTGCCACTCGTTTCAAGCGACGCAACTGCGCCGCCATATCTTGTTCCGTTAAACGAGCAGCAAAGAGGTCAAAGCCAATTCTGATCAGCGGATTCGGAATTTTAAATTCAAAGCGATTAATCAGTTTGGTGCCATCTCGATTCGGCTCACATTCCCAGCGATCGCGCCCTTGAAAAAAGCCCACAAATTCCCAGACAATCAACCCTGGTTCTCGCTCGACCACAGTATTTTTGAGGGTGGGTTGGATGCCTGGCAAATCAATAATAAAACGGCTGCGACTGCCGAGTTTCGTATCCCACTCTCCGATGGGTTCACAGCGTAAACGAGGGTTCAACCAACGGTGCATTAAATTGATATCACTAATGCATTGTTCAACAATAACGGCACTGGCATTAATCTGTATCGATTGTTCAAATACTTTATAGTCTCTCATTAATAGTAACGCTAAGACAGCAAATTTTTTCACTTCCCATCAATTCTAGAAAATCTTGAATTTAGCATTTGTTAATTTTTGATTGCACCCACAAAACCTATAAGAATTTTTAGATTTAATAAAGACACACGATAAGTAAATTAATTTTAGAAGTTGTATTTTTTTGCTTTAATGTTGGAGAAAGAGATTTTCATACTAAAATAAAGCCAATTCATTGATGAATGGCATTTTTGCCTAAACTCATCTGAATCCTTCTATAGAATGAGTTTTAATCTCAAAATATGAGTTTTAATCTCACAATCAGTGTACAAACCTAAACCTAACCTAGAAAAATGATTCTCTCTAATCCATCAACGGTATTAACACGACCACCAATTTTACTGGCACAGAACAGTATTGGTGAGTTGCTGACGCAAGTCTTACAAGATTCTAGAAGTTTTGTTTACGCGATCATTATCTTAGTCGTCGGATGGCTCGTTGCTTGGGCTGTTGCTGCCACCATCCGCGGTCTTCTGAAACGTACCGAACTCGATAATCGGATTGCCACTTGGCTCACGGGACAAGAGGGAGGGGAACCGATTCCCATCGAAAAAT encodes the following:
- a CDS encoding type II toxin-antitoxin system HicB family antitoxin: MKALTDDKIILHPDKNGTFVAYVPAIKGCHAWGKNPEEARLELNNVFEMICEEYLEAGQPLPNNVEGKTEKISDSE
- a CDS encoding excinuclease ABC subunit A, which encodes MIDSAATLDNLRVPPGNQLEKLQGDRANQYSIRLNEQYRICFRWLGENAEDVEIVDYHR
- the zds gene encoding 9,9'-di-cis-zeta-carotene desaturase yields the protein MRVAIVGAGLAGLSTAVNLADAGWDVEIYESRPFVGGKVGSWVDADGNHLEMGLHVFFGCYYHLFKLMEKVGAIAHLRLKEHTHTFINEGGKVGELDFRFLTGAPFNGLKAFFTTSQLSTMDKMANSLALGTSPIVRGLVDLDGAMKTIRDLDKISFADWFRSHGGNDGSLKRMWNPIAYALGFIDTENISARCMLTIFQLFAARTEASVLRMLEGSPQEYLHQPIIDYLEARGAKIYTRRRVREVLYEEKAGKTAVTGIVVANGEETETIIADAYVAACDVPGIKRLIPGNWRKWSQFDNIYKLEAVPVATVQLRFDGWVTELQDPEKRKQLKEAAGLDNLLYTPDADFSCFADLALTSPADYYREGEGSLLQLVLTPGDPFIKESNRAIAQHVLEQVHNLFPSSRELNMTWYSVVKLAQSLYREAPGMDVYRPDQKTPVDNFFLAGSYTQQDYIDSMEGATISGERAAQVILDSVPVTQSEPSSVG
- the recR gene encoding recombination protein RecR, with translation MGEKTTSYTPPLARLIERLQGLPGVGPKTAQRLAFHILKRPDQEVEALANALIEAKKQIGLCRVCFHLSADSVCEICRNPNRDDSTICVVPESRDVIALEKTREYSGKYHVLGGIISPMDGIGPEQLHIQPLVERVSQQQVKEVILAISPSVEGDTTTLYLGQLLKPFTRVTRIAFGLPMGGDLEYADEVTLARALEGRRELE
- a CDS encoding tetratricopeptide repeat protein, with protein sequence MSLAREKFTQEMTLPDHEIDLAKVALYIAQEETPNLDIDSYLTQLDEWAQQVQALFPVERYPLRVIQALNQVLYEDLGFHGNEEDYYDPRNSFLNEVIERRTGIPITLALVYLEVARRIDFPMVGIGMPGHFLIRPQFKDAGIFVDAFHKGEVLFPQDCEERLQEIYQQPIALEPEFLEAVSKQELIARMLTNLKLIYINHQDLERALSIIERLLLVFPDAITEQRDRGLLSYQLGRLPQAIADLKTYLAHFPEASDAAMIQLLLRQITPSENEEE
- a CDS encoding SRPBCC family protein, which gives rise to MRDYKVFEQSIQINASAVIVEQCISDINLMHRWLNPRLRCEPIGEWDTKLGSRSRFIIDLPGIQPTLKNTVVEREPGLIVWEFVGFFQGRDRWECEPNRDGTKLINRFEFKIPNPLIRIGFDLFAARLTEQDMAAQLRRLKRVAEALYIQSGFK